A section of the Eublepharis macularius isolate TG4126 chromosome 1, MPM_Emac_v1.0, whole genome shotgun sequence genome encodes:
- the LOC129323991 gene encoding SLIT and NTRK-like protein 1, with translation MYFHYLVWFWIPLSLADSGAHHLCQRTCFCKEGALFVNCSGVHVSSDLTFPPETEHLDLSNSNLYSIPSKGLRSLWKLQVLLLRDNYISRIEERAFVSLERLHKLDICRNEISFLGNSFSLGLISLHELTLASNRLQELHYKSFRNFENLQKLNLQNNNISSIETGAFRSLTRLRKLYLQNNQLHTLHNGVFSMLQHLEVLNLEGNMIKNIAPGVFHSLSSLTVLNLVQNKIEHIRFKTFLSLQTPGTHILLSDNPWFCDCDLQRVFAKLHSVRRLILDDYDNVTCVEPQVLRSLPLSSVDTQLCIAETVTVLVITFTVFVTVVAAIVMAERNRKKRTGKHWSEDSEVSYESHHCLNH, from the coding sequence ATGTATTTCCATTATTTAGTTTGGTTTTGGATTCCTCTGTCCCTTGCTGATTCTGGAGCTCATCATCTTTGCCAGAGAACCTGCTTTTGCAAAGAGGGGGCTCTGTTTGTGAACTGTTCTGGAGTCCATGTTAGCTCTGACCTAACTTTCCCCCCTGAGACAGAACACTTGGATCTGTCAAACAGTAACTTATACTCCATTCCAAGCAAAGGCCTCCGGTCCCTCTGGAAGCTGCAGGTTCTCCTTCTGAGAGACAATTATATCAGCAGGATTGAGGAGAGAGCGTTCGTTTCCCTAGAAAGACTCCATAAACTTGATATCTGTAGAAATGAGATTTCCTTTCTTGGAAACAGTTTTTCACTGGGACTTATCTCTCTCCATGAACTCACTTTGGCCTCCAATAGGCTGCAGGAGCTGCACTACAAGAGCTTCAGGAACTTTGAAAACCTTCAAAAGCTCAATTTGCAAAATAATAACATATCCTCTATAGAAACAGGCGCTTTTCGTAGCCTCACCCGCTTGCGTAAACTTTATCTTCAGAACAATCAACTTCACACCCTCCACAATGGAGTATTTTCTATGCTGCAGCACCTAGAGGTTTTGAATTTGGAGGGCAACATGATCAAAAACATTGCTCCGGGAGTCTTTCATTCATTAAGTAGCCTCACCGTACTGAACTTGGTGCAAAACAAAATTGAACACATTCGATTCAAAACGTTCCTTTCCCTCCAAACACCAGGAACTCACATCTTGCTCTCAGACAATCCATGGTTTTGTGACTGTGACCTTCAAAGAGTTTTTGCAAAACTACACAGCGTCCGGAGGCTGATCTTGGATGACTACGACAATGTGACGTGCGTGGAGCCCCAGGTCCTCAGAAGCCTTCCTTTGTCCTCTGTGGACACCCAGCTGTGCATTGCAGAGACAGTGACAGTCCTTGTTATAACATTCACGGTCTTTGTTACAGTGGTGGCTGCCATTGTAATGGctgaaaggaacagaaagaaaaggacaGGGAAACACTGGAGCGAGGACAGTGAGGTCTCCTATGAATCTCATCACTGCCTGAACCATTGA